The Streptomyces collinus DNA segment CGGCGCCTCCTTGCTCAGCGATACGTTGCCGCCCTTGCTGAGGCTGACTCCCACGAGTCCTCCATTGGTGTCCAGGGGCGGGATGCCCCGTTGTGCTCGGATGTCGGATCAACGAGTCGATCCTAGTGACGGGTTCCCGCCCCACCCAGGCCCTGAAGCCTGGAATTCAGCGGGTGTCGGGCGCATGCCGCCCGACCGGGTCACAGGGAGTCGAGCGCCTTCACGTAGTCGTTCAGGTCGCGCGCGTCCGGCAGGCCGTTGACGACGGTCCACCGCACGACGCCCTCCTTGTCGATGACGAAGGTGCCGCGCACGGCGCAGCCCTTGTCCTCGTCGAAGACGCCGTAGGCCCGCGAGACGTTGCCGTGCGGCCAGAAGTCGGACAGCAGCGGGTACTCCAGGCCCTCCTGCTCGGCGAAGACGCGCAGGGTGTGGATGGAGTCGTTGGAGACGGCGAGCAGCTCGGTGTCGCGGTCGGAGAACTGCGGCAGGTTGTCGCGCAGCTCGCACAGCTCGCCCGTGCACACGCCGGTGAAGGCGAAGGGGTAGAAGAGCAGCACCACGTTCTTGCGGCCCCGGAAGTCGGACAGCTTCACGGTCCTGCCGTGGTTGTCCTTGAGCTCGAAGTCAGGGGCCTTCTCGCCGGGCTGGATCGCCATCGCTGTGGGTGTCCCTTCATGGGGCTTTTCGGATGGGACCACCCTACGCAGGCACCGGCACAGGCCGATGGGCGGGCCGACGACGCCGGCCCGCCCGCCGTACTGCTACCGCTTGGACTTGGCGGCCTTGGGCGTGGCCAGCCGGCTGCCGCTCCAGTCCTTGCCGACGCTGACGCTCTTGGACGCCGTCAGACCCGCCGTGGTGGCGGCTTCCGAGATGTCGCTCGGCTCCACGTATCCCGAACGGCCGGTCTTCGGGGTCAGGAGCAGGATCGCGCCGCCCTCTTCGATGTACGTGGTGGCATCGACCAGCGAGTCCGTCAGGTCGCCGTCGTCGTCACGGAACCACAGCACAACGGCATCGGCCACGTCGTCGTAGTCCTCGTCCACCAGGTCGGCCTCGATGATGCCCTCGATGGCCTTGCGGAGCTCCTGGTCCACGTCGTCGTCGTAGCCGATCTCCTGGACCACCTGCCCGGGCTGGAACCCCAGCCTGGCGGCAGGGTTCGTCCGCTCCTCCGCGTGGTCCGCGGTCGCGCTCACGGGTTGCCTCCTGATCATGTCTTGGGAATAACTCAGCCACGCGCGTGCGCGAAGCATTGGCCGTAGTCCACACGGGCGGGACGGATCGCGCAAGTACCCGGCCGTTCAGACCGCCGAAACGGTGACGATCCTGGCGGTGTCACCGCAACTCCAGGCACACCATCATGGTCCGAGGTGACGCACACCACACCTTTCTGCCCCGTTTGGGCGTTTGGGAATCGTCTGTGGGTACGAGACTCGAAGGTATTCGCCCCATACGTCACGGAGTCGATCTCACGTCTGGGTTACCGCTGGGTAGAGATGACGTTTCCCGGCCCCTGGGTGGACCATGGGAGCGGCGCGCCCCCCGGCGACGACGCCCCCGGCGACGACAGCGAAACAGCGGCCCTCGCAGGCCCTCTGACAGGTAAGGAACAGCGTGGCTTCCGCATCCGATCGCAACCCGATCATCATTGGCGGCCTTCCGAGTCAGGTTCCTGACTTCGATCCCGAAGAGACTCAGGAGTGGCTCGACTCCCTCGACGCCGCCGTCGACGAGCGCGGCCGCGAGCGGGCGCGCTACCTGATGCTGCGGCTGATCGAGCGGGCCCGCGAGAAGCGCGTGGCCGTGCCGGAGATGCGCAGCACGGACTACGTCAACACCATCCCCACCAAGAGCGAGCCGTTCTTCCCGGGCAACGAGGACATCGAGCGCAAGGTCCTCAACGCCACCCGCTGGAACGCGGCGGTGATGGTCTCCCGGGCCCAGCGCCCCGGCATCGGCGTCGGCGGGCACATCGC contains these protein-coding regions:
- a CDS encoding peroxiredoxin, with product MAIQPGEKAPDFELKDNHGRTVKLSDFRGRKNVVLLFYPFAFTGVCTGELCELRDNLPQFSDRDTELLAVSNDSIHTLRVFAEQEGLEYPLLSDFWPHGNVSRAYGVFDEDKGCAVRGTFVIDKEGVVRWTVVNGLPDARDLNDYVKALDSL
- a CDS encoding DUF3052 domain-containing protein — translated: MSATADHAEERTNPAARLGFQPGQVVQEIGYDDDVDQELRKAIEGIIEADLVDEDYDDVADAVVLWFRDDDGDLTDSLVDATTYIEEGGAILLLTPKTGRSGYVEPSDISEAATTAGLTASKSVSVGKDWSGSRLATPKAAKSKR